Proteins from one Arthrobacter sp. Soc17.1.1.1 genomic window:
- a CDS encoding GTP pyrophosphokinase, which yields MGAWDDLDERLRPAVEAHTREYERVRPALDRVTSAMRDSIERIFDGTDLKPLFVTARTKTVESFRDKASRTLPSPDAGATPILVFPDPLRNLTDLVGVRIITTLPHEVDLAANLLKRQRQEFDCRGDREKDIGSIESGTYGYSSRHLIMRTIHSDVVRAFQQTVDPETKAAGSYLFEVQVRTVLAHAWSEIEHDIRFKASNPKAWSPYFDRQFTGTAAMLETVESAFAELHERYETVTGFWDEDGEGSAPLTPNRIRDIWQTLLPHVDRKTDDNWGWAAELLAAHGLKTTLELVSLLQADTITTVRKALDHRYSPGPDRLLDDMLLWHYGERHIDLTAEPADAENTPRRDSLQRRHRQMELYRAQHPVR from the coding sequence ATGGGCGCATGGGATGATCTCGACGAACGGCTGAGGCCGGCCGTCGAGGCGCATACGCGTGAGTACGAGCGCGTCCGGCCGGCCCTCGACCGCGTCACCTCGGCCATGCGGGACAGCATCGAGCGCATCTTCGACGGCACGGACCTCAAGCCGCTGTTCGTCACGGCCCGCACCAAGACCGTGGAGTCCTTCCGCGACAAGGCCTCCCGCACCCTGCCGTCCCCCGACGCCGGGGCAACACCGATCCTCGTGTTCCCGGATCCCCTGCGCAACCTCACCGACCTGGTGGGCGTGCGCATCATCACCACGCTCCCGCACGAGGTGGATCTCGCGGCGAACCTGCTCAAGCGGCAGCGCCAGGAGTTCGACTGCCGTGGCGACCGGGAGAAGGACATCGGGTCCATCGAGTCCGGCACCTACGGCTACTCGAGCCGCCACCTCATCATGCGCACCATCCACAGCGACGTGGTCCGTGCATTCCAGCAGACCGTTGACCCCGAGACGAAGGCCGCCGGCAGTTACCTGTTCGAGGTGCAGGTGCGGACCGTGCTCGCGCACGCCTGGTCGGAGATCGAGCACGACATCCGCTTCAAGGCCTCCAACCCGAAGGCCTGGAGCCCCTACTTCGACCGGCAGTTCACCGGCACGGCCGCCATGCTCGAGACCGTCGAGTCGGCCTTCGCGGAACTCCACGAGCGGTACGAGACGGTCACGGGGTTCTGGGACGAGGACGGCGAGGGCAGTGCGCCCCTGACGCCGAACCGCATCCGGGACATCTGGCAGACCCTGCTGCCGCACGTGGACCGGAAGACGGACGACAACTGGGGCTGGGCGGCAGAGCTGCTCGCCGCGCACGGCCTCAAGACCACGCTGGAACTGGTGTCGCTGCTGCAGGCGGACACCATCACCACGGTGCGCAAGGCCCTCGACCACCGGTACTCGCCAGGCCCCGATCGGCTCCTCGACGACATGCTGCTCTGGCACTACGGCGAGCGGCACATCGACCTGACCGCCGAGCCGGCCGACGCGGAGAACACACCCCGCCGGGACAGCCTGCAGCGCCGGCACCGGCAGATGGAGCTGTACCGGGCGCAGCACCCGGTGCGCTGA
- a CDS encoding alpha/beta hydrolase, which translates to MRGTGAGSGSAGGAAPQRYGYGEDPSQFADLYLPDRGVRGVVVIIHGGYWRSTYGAELGEPLARDLAGRGYACWNLEYRRAGNGGGWPATFDDVAAGIDALGRAAAEHGLDLGSTTALGHSAGGHLAVWAAGRARLPSGAPGSGMPAVPLTAVVSQAGVLDLGEARELRLSDGAVENLLGAPGDAERYRLADPMTAIPLDIPVYAVHGTEDTTVPPSQAENYVAAATAAGAAAELVLVPGDHFDVITPGTEAWERIVGLLDAAAGATDPGPPEG; encoded by the coding sequence ATCAGGGGCACCGGGGCCGGGAGCGGGTCCGCCGGAGGTGCGGCTCCCCAGCGGTACGGCTACGGCGAGGACCCCAGTCAGTTCGCCGATCTCTACCTCCCCGACCGCGGGGTCCGCGGCGTCGTCGTCATCATCCACGGCGGGTACTGGCGTTCCACCTACGGTGCGGAGCTGGGGGAGCCGCTCGCCCGTGACCTCGCGGGCCGCGGGTACGCCTGCTGGAACCTGGAGTACCGGCGCGCGGGCAACGGAGGCGGCTGGCCCGCCACGTTCGACGACGTCGCCGCCGGCATCGACGCGCTCGGGAGGGCCGCGGCGGAGCACGGCCTGGACCTCGGGTCGACGACAGCGCTCGGCCACTCGGCGGGCGGGCACCTCGCGGTCTGGGCCGCAGGCAGGGCCCGGCTGCCCTCCGGAGCGCCCGGCTCCGGGATGCCCGCCGTGCCGCTGACCGCCGTGGTCAGCCAGGCAGGGGTACTGGACCTCGGCGAGGCGCGGGAGCTGCGACTGAGCGACGGCGCCGTGGAGAACCTGCTGGGAGCCCCCGGGGACGCGGAACGGTACCGGCTGGCGGACCCGATGACGGCGATCCCCCTCGACATCCCCGTCTACGCGGTCCACGGCACGGAGGACACCACGGTGCCGCCCAGCCAGGCCGAGAACTACGTCGCGGCGGCGACCGCGGCGGGCGCGGCGGCAGAACTGGTCCTCGTCCCCGGGGACCACTTCGACGTCATCACCCCGGGAACCGAGGCCTGGGAGCGGATCGTGGGCCTGCTCGACGCCGCCGCCGGCGCAACGGACCCCGGCCCGCCCGAGGGCTGA
- a CDS encoding isocitrate lyase/PEP mutase family protein has protein sequence MTEIRTDTAAKATTLARLHSAPEILQVVNVWDVISAKTIAGIPGTKALATASHSIAASLGYEDGENIPLEEMITAVGRIAAATDLPVSADLEAGYGDPGDTVRRAIGVGIVGANIEDQMRPLADAVTQMEAVLKAGTSEGVDFVLNARTDAFVKAGDRDPADVLADAVERGKAYLDLGATNVFVPGLLDERAVTALVEAFGPQRLSVINVPGSLAPSRLQELGVARISYGPWTQRVALTALADSARELLAGGALPEGTLPLN, from the coding sequence ATGACTGAAATACGCACCGATACCGCGGCGAAGGCCACCACGCTCGCCCGGCTGCACTCCGCCCCGGAGATCCTCCAGGTCGTCAACGTCTGGGACGTCATCAGTGCGAAGACGATCGCCGGCATCCCGGGCACGAAGGCGCTCGCCACGGCGAGCCACTCCATCGCCGCGTCGCTCGGCTACGAGGACGGCGAGAACATCCCGCTCGAGGAGATGATCACCGCCGTCGGGCGGATCGCCGCCGCGACGGACCTGCCGGTCTCCGCCGACCTCGAAGCCGGCTACGGCGACCCCGGGGACACGGTCCGCCGCGCGATCGGCGTCGGGATCGTCGGCGCGAACATCGAGGACCAGATGCGGCCGCTGGCAGACGCCGTCACGCAGATGGAGGCGGTCCTGAAGGCCGGGACGTCGGAGGGTGTCGACTTCGTGCTGAACGCGCGGACGGATGCCTTCGTGAAGGCTGGAGACCGCGATCCGGCGGACGTCCTGGCCGACGCCGTGGAGCGTGGCAAGGCGTACCTCGACCTCGGCGCCACGAACGTCTTCGTCCCCGGCCTGCTCGACGAGCGCGCCGTGACCGCCCTCGTGGAGGCCTTCGGCCCGCAGCGCCTGAGCGTCATCAACGTCCCGGGCAGCCTCGCGCCGTCGCGCCTGCAGGAGCTCGGCGTGGCCCGCATCTCCTACGGGCCGTGGACGCAGCGCGTCGCGCTCACCGCCCTGGCGGACTCCGCACGGGAGCTGCTCGCCGGCGGCGCCCTGCCCGAGGGCACGCTCCCGCTCAACTGA
- a CDS encoding alpha/beta hydrolase, with protein MSTPSDWPHLFAAGAAGTPVLLLLHGTGGTEHDLLPLVERLAPGAGYLAPRGPVQEHGLNRWFRRFGEGVFDVDDVVRRAGELAAFIGWARDHHGITDRPLVAVGFSNGANIALATALLHPDAVRSAVAFSGMFPLEGRTIDADLSGSSIALFNGESDAMAPIDSVIRVGSILESRGAEVDRNVREGGHGIHPTEVDGAAAWIASHTRKVLND; from the coding sequence ATGAGCACACCCTCCGACTGGCCGCACCTGTTCGCGGCAGGAGCGGCCGGCACGCCCGTGCTGCTGCTCCTGCACGGCACGGGCGGTACCGAGCACGACCTCCTGCCGCTCGTGGAGCGCCTCGCCCCCGGCGCGGGCTACCTCGCCCCGCGAGGACCCGTGCAGGAACACGGGCTGAACCGCTGGTTCCGCCGCTTCGGCGAAGGCGTGTTCGACGTCGACGACGTGGTGCGCCGAGCGGGTGAACTCGCGGCCTTCATCGGCTGGGCGCGCGACCACCACGGGATCACCGACCGGCCGCTCGTCGCCGTCGGCTTCTCCAACGGGGCGAACATCGCGCTCGCCACGGCGCTGCTCCACCCGGACGCCGTCCGGAGCGCCGTCGCGTTCTCGGGCATGTTCCCGCTGGAGGGGCGTACCATCGACGCGGACCTCTCCGGCTCGTCGATCGCCCTGTTCAACGGGGAGTCCGACGCCATGGCGCCGATCGACAGCGTGATCCGTGTCGGTTCGATCCTCGAGAGCCGCGGCGCCGAAGTAGACCGGAACGTCCGCGAGGGCGGTCACGGGATCCATCCCACCGAGGTGGACGGCGCAGCCGCCTGGATCGCCTCGCATACCCGGAAGGTACTCAATGACTGA
- a CDS encoding ring-cleaving dioxygenase, with protein MTVQTEGLHHVTAIAGDPQRNIDFYIRGLGLRLVKKTVNFDDPGTYHLYYGDESGRPGSLLTFFPWQGIRSGRIGSGQSTTTAFSVPQGTLGWWQEHFKALGVESTVSRASSVEERLSLRDPDGLQIDLVASSLSDPRNPWDSASVPAEYAVRGQHSSVLTVQDPTATLETFTRDLGMTVLAEKDGRYRLSTHAGEPGTVVDVVTDPRGERGLVAGGTVHHIAFRVPDQQTQELWRQELAERGYGVTAILDRQYFTSIYFREPGGTLLEIATDTPGFDIDEPLLELGRSLKLPPWLEPNREAIAHSVAKIDLPAENNPAVQAFFRS; from the coding sequence GTGACTGTACAAACCGAAGGTCTCCACCACGTCACCGCGATCGCCGGCGACCCCCAGAGGAACATCGACTTCTACATCAGGGGACTGGGCCTGCGGCTCGTCAAGAAGACCGTGAACTTCGACGACCCCGGCACCTACCACCTGTACTACGGCGACGAATCAGGCCGCCCCGGCTCACTCCTGACGTTCTTCCCGTGGCAGGGCATCCGCAGCGGGCGCATCGGCAGCGGGCAGTCGACCACCACGGCCTTCTCCGTGCCGCAGGGCACCCTCGGCTGGTGGCAGGAGCACTTCAAGGCCCTCGGCGTGGAGTCCACCGTCTCCCGCGCGTCATCCGTCGAGGAGCGCCTCTCGCTCCGCGACCCCGACGGCCTGCAGATCGACCTCGTGGCCTCCTCCCTCTCCGACCCGCGCAACCCCTGGGACTCCGCCTCCGTGCCCGCCGAGTACGCGGTGCGCGGCCAGCACTCCTCCGTCCTGACCGTCCAGGACCCCACCGCCACCCTCGAGACGTTCACCCGCGACCTCGGCATGACGGTCCTCGCCGAGAAGGACGGCCGCTACCGCCTCAGCACGCATGCCGGCGAGCCCGGCACGGTCGTCGACGTCGTCACTGACCCGCGTGGCGAGCGCGGCCTCGTGGCCGGCGGCACGGTGCACCACATCGCGTTCCGCGTCCCCGACCAGCAGACACAGGAGCTCTGGCGCCAGGAGCTCGCCGAGCGCGGCTACGGGGTGACGGCGATCCTCGACCGGCAGTACTTCACCTCGATCTACTTCCGCGAGCCGGGGGGCACGCTCCTCGAGATCGCCACCGACACCCCGGGGTTCGACATCGACGAGCCCCTGCTGGAGCTCGGCCGCTCCCTGAAGCTGCCGCCGTGGCTCGAGCCCAACCGCGAGGCCATCGCGCACTCGGTCGCGAAGATCGACCTGCCGGCCGAGAACAACCCCGCCGTCCAGGCCTTCTTCAGGAGCTGA
- a CDS encoding PGPGW domain-containing protein → MAARERVSGWVRRTGIEVVGWTLVVLGVAALVLPGPGLLMLAAGLAVLSQQYHWARRYLAPLKRNAYHAAALGVKTIPRIAVSCVSALVIMSLGVVWILQPGVPAWWFLADRWWLFGGAGTGISLIASSIIALVLIVYSVRRFRGRPIPARPHGLRAGTE, encoded by the coding sequence ATGGCAGCGAGAGAGCGGGTCTCCGGATGGGTCCGCCGCACCGGCATCGAGGTGGTCGGCTGGACCCTCGTGGTACTCGGTGTCGCGGCCCTGGTACTGCCCGGCCCGGGGCTCCTGATGCTCGCCGCCGGCCTCGCGGTCCTGTCGCAGCAGTACCACTGGGCCCGCCGCTACCTGGCGCCCCTGAAGCGGAACGCCTACCACGCGGCCGCGCTCGGGGTGAAGACCATCCCCCGGATCGCCGTCAGCTGCGTCAGCGCGCTCGTGATCATGAGCCTCGGCGTGGTCTGGATCCTGCAGCCCGGCGTGCCGGCCTGGTGGTTCCTCGCGGACAGGTGGTGGCTGTTCGGGGGAGCGGGGACCGGCATCAGCCTCATCGCCTCCTCGATCATCGCCCTCGTGCTGATTGTGTACAGCGTCCGCCGGTTCCGCGGCCGCCCGATCCCCGCACGCCCGCACGGACTGCGCGCCGGGACGGAGTAG
- a CDS encoding carbohydrate kinase family protein — MLTVIGETLIDEVVSDTAPMRAHVGGSPMNVAVGLARLGHPAQFVGRYGDDAYGRMIEKHLRDNSVPFPVKPDASPTSVATARLGPAGGASYEFRLVWDLPGLAAQKDRLLDGTTLLHTGSIATMLTPGADDVLALVTAAHPLVTVTYDPNCRPTIIRDVAFARAQAERFVALADVVKASDEDLEWLYPDRSAEDTARAWLAAGAAVVVVTRGSSGPWGVSRAGEASVPAPVTSVVDTVGAGDSFMAALVGSLVDLELDGAHRREELRRITLGQLTAMLQYAARAAAVTVSRAGANPPSRDEMASPA, encoded by the coding sequence GTGCTCACCGTGATCGGGGAAACCCTCATCGACGAAGTCGTCAGCGACACCGCTCCCATGCGCGCGCACGTGGGCGGCAGTCCGATGAACGTGGCAGTGGGGCTCGCGCGTCTCGGGCATCCCGCCCAGTTCGTGGGCCGGTACGGGGACGACGCGTACGGGCGGATGATCGAGAAGCATCTCCGCGACAACTCGGTCCCCTTCCCCGTGAAGCCGGATGCCTCGCCCACGAGCGTGGCCACCGCGCGCCTCGGCCCCGCGGGAGGGGCGTCCTACGAGTTCCGGCTCGTCTGGGACCTGCCGGGCCTCGCGGCGCAGAAGGACAGGCTCCTCGACGGCACCACCCTCCTGCACACCGGGTCCATCGCCACGATGCTCACCCCCGGGGCCGATGACGTCCTGGCCCTCGTGACGGCCGCCCACCCCCTTGTCACCGTCACCTACGACCCGAACTGCCGGCCCACGATCATCCGTGATGTCGCGTTCGCCCGGGCCCAGGCCGAGAGATTCGTCGCCCTGGCCGACGTCGTGAAGGCCTCCGACGAGGACCTCGAGTGGCTCTACCCCGACCGCAGCGCCGAGGACACCGCCCGTGCCTGGCTGGCCGCCGGCGCCGCCGTCGTCGTGGTGACCCGTGGCTCCTCCGGACCCTGGGGCGTGAGCCGGGCCGGCGAGGCCTCCGTCCCCGCCCCCGTCACCAGCGTGGTGGACACCGTGGGCGCCGGGGACTCCTTCATGGCCGCCCTGGTGGGATCCCTCGTGGACCTCGAGCTCGACGGCGCCCATCGCCGGGAGGAGCTGCGCCGAATCACCCTCGGACAGCTGACCGCCATGCTGCAGTACGCGGCCCGGGCTGCGGCCGTCACCGTCTCCCGCGCGGGCGCCAACCCGCCGTCGCGGGACGAGATGGCATCCCCGGCCTGA
- a CDS encoding YbhB/YbcL family Raf kinase inhibitor-like protein: MTRDPYADLPQVPEFTLTSETVTHNQPLDPAQASGVMGAGGKDESPQLSWSGFPDGTKSFAVTVYDPDAPTASGFWHWSVANLPVTTTSLPAGAGTDGSGLLPEGAVQLRNDGGFAGFVGAAPPEGHGPHHYHVVVHALGVESVDISPEASPAYLGFTLFSSTIGRARLVGTFER, translated from the coding sequence ATGACCCGCGACCCCTACGCCGACCTCCCGCAGGTACCCGAGTTCACGCTGACCAGCGAGACCGTCACGCACAACCAGCCCCTCGACCCCGCGCAGGCATCCGGCGTGATGGGTGCGGGCGGCAAGGACGAGTCGCCGCAGCTCAGCTGGAGCGGCTTCCCCGACGGCACGAAGAGCTTCGCCGTGACCGTCTACGATCCCGACGCCCCCACTGCGAGCGGCTTCTGGCACTGGTCCGTCGCCAATCTCCCCGTGACCACCACATCCCTGCCCGCGGGCGCGGGGACCGACGGCTCCGGGCTGCTGCCCGAGGGTGCGGTACAGCTGCGCAACGACGGCGGTTTCGCGGGCTTCGTGGGCGCCGCACCGCCGGAGGGGCACGGCCCCCACCACTACCACGTGGTGGTGCATGCCCTGGGCGTCGAATCCGTGGACATCTCGCCCGAGGCCTCACCCGCCTACCTCGGCTTCACCCTGTTCTCGAGCACGATCGGCCGGGCCCGGCTGGTCGGCACCTTCGAGCGGTAG
- a CDS encoding HAD family hydrolase has product MRLVASDMDGTVVGHDGRMSERTVRAFRACMEAGVDVVFVTGRPPRWLQPLRDQLGHTGTVICSNGALTYDLEAERVLDAQLLEPEAVYAARDIIRGLFPGATFAAETVTGFKIESGFAEAATSELLGGISAQPFEESLPGEHVVKFLARERTVSPDQFLAAVRPAVAHLVSTTHSAPTIALLEMAVPDINKSVTLARYAAERGIDAADVVAFGDMPNDVQMLDWAGQGYAMASGHPDALAAANLVAPPFEEDGVAQVLEERLAALRTA; this is encoded by the coding sequence ATGCGCCTCGTGGCGAGCGACATGGATGGGACCGTCGTGGGCCACGACGGCAGGATGAGCGAGCGCACCGTGCGTGCGTTCCGCGCGTGCATGGAGGCGGGGGTCGACGTCGTCTTCGTCACGGGCCGCCCTCCGCGCTGGCTGCAGCCCCTGCGGGACCAGCTCGGCCACACCGGGACGGTCATCTGCTCCAACGGAGCCCTGACCTACGATCTCGAGGCAGAACGGGTCCTCGACGCCCAGCTGCTGGAGCCGGAGGCCGTCTACGCGGCCCGGGACATCATCCGCGGGCTCTTCCCCGGAGCGACATTCGCCGCCGAGACGGTCACCGGGTTCAAGATCGAATCCGGATTCGCAGAGGCGGCCACCTCGGAGCTCCTCGGCGGGATCTCGGCGCAGCCCTTCGAGGAGTCCCTGCCGGGCGAGCACGTCGTGAAGTTCCTGGCCCGGGAGAGGACCGTCTCGCCCGACCAGTTCCTCGCCGCCGTCCGGCCCGCGGTGGCCCACCTCGTCTCGACGACGCACTCGGCGCCCACCATCGCCCTGCTCGAGATGGCCGTTCCGGACATCAACAAGTCCGTCACCCTCGCCCGGTACGCGGCGGAACGCGGGATCGACGCCGCGGACGTCGTCGCCTTCGGGGACATGCCCAACGACGTGCAGATGCTCGACTGGGCGGGCCAGGGGTACGCGATGGCCTCGGGCCACCCGGACGCGCTCGCCGCCGCGAACCTCGTGGCACCGCCGTTCGAGGAGGATGGTGTGGCGCAGGTGCTGGAGGAACGGCTTGCGGCGCTCCGCACGGCCTGA
- a CDS encoding glycerophosphodiester phosphodiesterase family protein: MRRSARPDPGRYHYLVDRSAPHDGAVPIAFAHRGFAPDGGENTMDAFARAVGLGFRYLEIDVRASSDGVVMVFHDEALDRVTPARGPVAARTAEELAALPVGGAGGIPPLEDVLLRWPDLRLNIDIKSDDCVRPFAELVNRLGVHDRVLVASFSDRRRRRVLRLLDAPAASSAGMAVNALLKATAPLGLAGPVGRLARVQALQVPEVYRGVRVVTRRFVAACHAAGLQVHVWTVNEREDMDRLLDLGVDGLVSDAGDVLVSCLQDRAARPPSAPPSGA, encoded by the coding sequence TTGCGGCGCTCCGCACGGCCTGACCCGGGCCGCTACCACTACCTGGTCGACCGCTCCGCGCCGCACGACGGCGCCGTCCCCATCGCGTTCGCGCACCGCGGGTTCGCCCCGGACGGCGGTGAGAACACCATGGACGCCTTCGCCCGTGCCGTGGGGCTCGGCTTCCGCTACCTCGAGATCGACGTCCGCGCGTCCAGCGACGGCGTGGTGATGGTGTTCCACGACGAGGCCCTGGACCGTGTCACGCCCGCCCGCGGCCCGGTGGCTGCAAGGACGGCCGAGGAACTCGCGGCCCTGCCGGTCGGCGGGGCCGGCGGCATCCCTCCGCTCGAGGACGTCCTGCTGCGCTGGCCGGATCTCCGCCTGAACATCGACATCAAGAGCGACGACTGCGTGCGGCCCTTCGCGGAGCTCGTCAACCGGCTCGGCGTGCACGACCGCGTGCTCGTCGCGTCCTTCTCGGACCGTCGACGCCGGAGGGTGCTGCGTCTGCTCGACGCGCCGGCGGCGTCCTCCGCCGGCATGGCGGTGAACGCCCTCCTGAAGGCGACCGCGCCGCTCGGACTGGCGGGACCGGTCGGCCGGCTGGCCCGTGTCCAGGCCCTCCAGGTCCCCGAGGTGTACCGCGGTGTGCGCGTGGTGACGCGCCGGTTCGTCGCCGCGTGCCATGCGGCCGGCCTCCAGGTGCACGTCTGGACCGTCAATGAGCGCGAGGACATGGACCGGCTGCTCGACCTCGGCGTCGACGGTCTCGTGTCCGACGCAGGGGACGTCCTCGTTTCCTGCCTGCAAGACCGCGCGGCGCGTCCGCCGTCCGCGCCGCCCTCCGGGGCGTGA
- a CDS encoding ANTAR domain-containing protein, giving the protein MNNTDAVTYPGADLLRSPSFRRTATDDEFEAALEGRRLVDTAVGIVMGKHDCDRVTALSNLQQTARTFDVTVAELARGLVSSAGRT; this is encoded by the coding sequence ATGAACAACACTGACGCCGTCACGTATCCCGGGGCGGACCTCCTGCGCTCCCCCTCCTTCCGGCGGACAGCTACGGACGACGAATTCGAGGCCGCCCTGGAGGGCCGTAGGCTCGTCGACACGGCTGTCGGGATCGTCATGGGCAAGCACGACTGTGATCGCGTCACAGCACTGTCCAACCTGCAGCAGACGGCGCGCACCTTCGACGTCACGGTGGCCGAACTCGCCCGCGGTCTCGTGTCGTCGGCCGGGCGGACGTAG
- a CDS encoding response regulator transcription factor, translated as MAHQMLRVHLVDDDYLVRLGMERLFEGLSHIELESVSSTGDAAIKDALALAPDVVLMETMVRNVDGVRAVQEITTRAPQVKVAMLSSATTFDVMCDAYRAGAVSYLSKYSVSSDLGSAIRMIHRGESIFSMPPELERFPVPTEPEDSFEVQLIKRLPTRDRAILAALTAGRTNAQIAGALHVSEATVKAQITKIMANLNVGGRVQLAVLAVRAGITLP; from the coding sequence GTGGCACATCAGATGCTCCGCGTGCATCTCGTGGACGACGACTATCTCGTCCGGCTCGGGATGGAGCGGCTGTTCGAGGGGCTGTCGCACATCGAGCTCGAATCGGTGAGCTCGACCGGTGACGCCGCCATCAAGGATGCGCTGGCGCTCGCGCCCGACGTCGTGCTCATGGAGACGATGGTGCGCAACGTCGACGGCGTCCGGGCCGTGCAGGAGATCACCACTCGCGCTCCCCAGGTGAAGGTCGCCATGCTGTCCTCGGCCACCACCTTCGATGTCATGTGCGACGCCTACCGGGCGGGCGCGGTCAGCTACCTGTCGAAGTACTCCGTGTCCTCCGACCTGGGCTCCGCCATCCGGATGATCCACCGGGGCGAGAGCATCTTCTCCATGCCGCCGGAACTCGAGCGGTTCCCCGTGCCCACCGAGCCCGAGGACTCCTTCGAGGTCCAGTTGATCAAGCGATTGCCCACCCGCGACAGGGCGATCCTCGCTGCGCTGACGGCCGGCCGGACGAACGCGCAGATTGCGGGAGCGCTGCACGTCAGCGAGGCCACGGTGAAGGCACAGATCACCAAGATCATGGCGAACCTCAACGTCGGGGGGCGCGTGCAACTGGCCGTGCTCGCCGTCAGGGCCGGCATCACGCTTCCCTGA